The Amycolatopsis japonica nucleotide sequence TCTGGCCGACACCGGCCAGCACCCTGGTTTCCCGATGCGGCGGCGATCTAGGGTGGCCGCACAGCGACGACGCGGAGCGGCGGGACCTGGGCAGTCCAGGACGTTGCGAAAGCCACTTTCGCAACCTTCAACGTTGCGAAAGTGGCTTTCGCAACACGCCGCCCTTCGCCCTGCCCCTCGACAGAACACGAATCGCCACTCACGACCCACTCGGCCGGGCGACCGGCGCGAAGTGCGAAGGGACCGGGAACGTATGACCACGCTCGTCGGAGTGGACGCGCTGCGCGTGGCCGAACTCGACCTGCTCGCGCGGCGCGGCTGGTTCCTGAAGTTCCTGTTCTCCCAGGAGGAAATCGACGACCTCGCGACGGCGGGCAGCGTCTGTCTCGCTTGCCGGTTCGCCGCGAAGGAGGCGGTGCTGAAGATGCTCAGGACCTGCCTGTCCGGTTCGGTCCCGCCCGCCCAGATCGTGCTCCGGCGGTCCGGAGCGGGCGCGACGTCGGTGGAGTTGCGCGGTGCGGCGTCAGAACGTGCTCGTGCGCTGGGCATCGAGCGGGTCGACGTCTCCATTTCCTGTGAGCGCGGGCTCGTGATCGCGGTCGCGCTGGGGACGGCCTGAACTCAGGTCGCGAGCAGGTTCGCCACGCGGAATCGTTCGACCGAACCGCAGTCGGCGAGGATGTCGTGCGCCTTCCGCAGAAGTCCCTGCCCGGCACCGGGATCCCGTTTCGCGGTGACTTCGCCGAGGACGGCGAGCGCGTGTCCCTCGCCGATCCGGTTGCCGGTGCGGCGATGCAGGGTCAGCGCGCGCTCGGCGCATTCGGCGGCCTGTTTCCGGTCGCCGAGGTCCCGCCGAGTCGTGGCCAGCACCGTCTGGGCCCGGGCGACGAGGAGCCGGAAGTCCCTCCGTGCGGCCAAATCCGCGGCCGCACCCGCATGCGTGACGGCGTCGTCGAGCCGCCCGCCACGACGACACACCTCCGCCAGCGCCAGCAGGCTGACGATCTCCGCGCGGGTGTAGTGGATCTTGTGGGCGAGTTCGACCGCCTGCCCGGCCAAGATCTCGGGCGCCACGGACAACTCGGTCCGGCCACCGAGTTCGGCCAGTGCCGCGAGCGCGTTCGCCTCCGCCCGGCGATCTCCGGTCTCCCGGGCAAGTTCCAGCATCGCCTCGGCGTGCTCGGCCGCTTCGGCGAATTCCCCGGTCTCGGCGCACAAGGCCGCCAGTGAGCAGAGTGCGGTCGTCTCCCCGTAACGAGCGCCGTTCTCCCGGTGCAGGGAAACACTTTTCGACAGCGACTCGCGCGCATCGGTCAGCCTGCCGAGGTCGAGATAGACCTCGCCGAGTGTGGTGTACACATGCGCGGCGCCGTCGCGATTGCCGGCGCGTTCGATGAGCGACAGGGCCTGGGCCAGTCGCTGGATGGCTTCCTGTGGCTTGCCCAGTTCCCGCAGCAGGGTCCCGATGTTGTGCAGGTTGGCCGAAAGTCCTGCTTCCCAGCCCATCCGGCTGTTCAGCTCGATCGCGCGGTCGAGTTCGGCGACCGCCTCGTCGAGCGCGCCGAGCTCCCAGTGGACTCCGGCGAGATTGCCGCGCGCGGCGGCTTCCGCCTCCGGCCACCGTTCGACGGTCGCCAGCTCCAGCGCCCTGGTGTAGTGCGCGACGGCGGCCGAGTAGTCGCCCAGCCCGCGATACACCTGCGCGAGGCTTTGCCGGGCGGCGATCCGGCCGCGCGGCTCAGCGTCCACGACCGCCGCGGCCAGTCCGGCCTTCGCGACGGCGACCCAGTCCACGGAATGCCTTCTGAGCCAGAAGAAACCGCGTAGGGCGTCCGCCAGTAACCAGACGATCCGGTGCGGGCCGTGCGCGGCGGCGTCGTGGACGATGGCCATGAGGTCGGCACGTTCCGCTTCGAGCCACTCCAGTGCCTCGGCGTCGTCATCGAAGACGACGTCGGTCTCGCCGAATTCGGCTCCCTCACGAAGCCGGAGGATCTGTGGCGTGATCCGCGTGACCGCGACGGTCACCGTCGCGAGGTACCAGCCGAACAGCCGGAGCCTGGCCGCGTCGCGGTCGGCGGCGTCGTCCTCGGCCCGCGCGCGTTCGGTCGCGTACAGCCGAAGCAGGTCGTGGCACTGGTACCGGCCGTCGGCGCCCCGGGCGACGAGATGCGCACGCTCCAGTTCGGCGAGAGCCTGGGACGTGCTCTCGGGGTCCTGCCCGGCGAGCACGGCTATCGACCGTGCGGTGAAATCCGGCACCTGGACCACGCCGAGCAACCGGAACAAGCCCTGGGCGGCCGGACCGAGCCGCCGGTACGACAGCGCGAACGCGGCGCGGACCGCGGCCGACGGGTCGCCGTCGATCCCGAGCCGGTCCAGCCGGTCGGCCCGCAGAAGCCCGTCGACCACGGCGCCGATCGGCCGGTCCCGGCCGATGCCGATGTCCGCGGCCGCGATCCGCAACGCGAGCGGCAACCCGGCGCACAACCGGACCAGTTTCGCCGCCGCCCGGCGTTCCTCCTTGACCCGCTGCGCGCCGACGATCCTGGCGAGCAGCTTGAGTCCGTCCTCTTCGGTCAGCAGGTCCAGCCGGACGGCGCCCGCGTCGTGCAGGACGACGAGCCCTGGCAGTTCCTGCCTGCCGGTCACCACGACGAGGCTGCCGGGACGGCCGGGCAGCAGCGGCCGCACCTGATCCGCCGTGCCGGCGTTGTCCAGCACCACGAGCATCCGTTTGCCCGCGAGCTCGGACCGGTAGAGCGCGGCCAGTTCGTCCGGGTCCACCGGTATCCGGTCGGGCGGGACACCCAGCGAGCGCACGAGCCGGACCAGCGCTTCGGCCGCGGTCACCGTGGCCGACCGCGCGTGGCCGTGCAGATTCAGGTAGAGCTGGCCGTCGGGGAACCGGTCGAGCGCGCCGTGTGCCCATTGCAGTGCCAGCGCGGTCTTGCCCACCCCCGCGGTGCCGCTGACGACCACCACCGGTGCGCCGCCGGCGACCAGGGCGTCGATCCGGCGCAGCTGCGTGGTGCGGCCGGTGAACGTCGGCACAGCGGCGGGCAGCTGCCTCGGCCCGGCGGAAACCGGCTGTTCGGCGGCGGGCAGGTCCAGCGCCGGATCGGTGCGCAGGATGGCCTGGGCGAGGCCGGTCAGCTCCGCACCCGGTTCGAGCCCGAGCTCGCCGGTGAGCAGGGCACGCGCCCGGCGGTAGACCTTGAGCGCTTCGGCCTGGCGCCCCGACCGGTAGAGCGCGAGCATGAGCTGGGCCTGGAAATGTTCCCGCAACGGATGTTCCCAGACCAGCTCGGTGAGTTCGGCGACGACGTCCGCGTGCCTGCCGAGCGCCAGATCCGCGTCGATGCGTTGCCCCAGCAGGACCAGCCGTCGTTCCTGCAGCCGGTCCGCCTCGACCTGGAGCGCGGCGCTGCTGTCGGCCAGCCCGCCGAACGGAGGGCCCTGCCAGACCGCGAGTGCCTGCCGCGCGAGACTTCCGGCGACGACCGCGTTCCGCCGCTCGTGTGCCGTGCGCGCCTGGTCGGCGAGATCCTCGAACCGCCGCACGTCCAGTTCGCCGGGATTCACCACCAGCAGATAGCCGGGTCTGCGGTGCACCACGCGATCCGGATCCGCCAGCGCGCGGCGGAGCTGGAGGACGTAGAGCTGGAGGTTCTTCGCCGCGGTGCGTGGCGGGCGGCCCGCCCACAGGCCGTCGACCAGCGCGCTCACCGGGACCACCTCGCCCGCGCGATGGAGCAGCAGTGCCAGCAGACGGCGGACTTTCGGCGCGCCCAGCTCGAGTTCGGTATTCCCGTCGCGGACACCGAGCGGCCCGAGAATCGTGAACTCCATATGTCCCCCACTCACCTCGCCGGAATAATCGCGAAGCGCTCGCGACCTTTCCGATTAGTGGTCCATACCAAACTTATACCGGCTCTACGCATGCTTCGGAACAAGAATTCAGCTGGCGGGAAACAAAGTGCGATCGTGTAGGACGAACACGCCTGGGGGCAAGGTCAGTGTCTGCGTCATCCGCTCCGAACCCGACCGATGGAACGAGCCTGTCGACTGTACTCGATCTGGTTTCCACCGCAAGACAGGAAGTCTTGACCACCGCTACGGGCGGTTCGCCGTGGTTCGGCGGGACCGTCACCGCGGCCGCGCGCCGCGGCGCCTTCCCGCCGCACGTCCGGGTGCGGCTGCTGTGCACGACACCGGCGGAGCACGCGCGCGGCGAGATCATCGAGGCGGTGCGGCACGGGCTACGGGTGAAGGTCACCGATCGGGCGATCGAAGAATCCCTTTTGATAGACCGCAGACTGGCGCTGGTCCCATCGGGTGGCGACGACGCCAAAAGCTTGCTCATGGTGACCACGCCGACGTTGATCAGCGCCCTCGCCGACGCCTTCGACCCTCGCTGGGAGGAGGCCACGCCCTGGGAGATGACGTCCGCTCGGCCGGACGAGTTCGAACAGGCGATCCTGCGCTGCCTGGTCGACGGGCTGACCGATGAGGCGGTCGCGAACCGGCTGGGCGTATCCGCGAGGACCGTTCGGCGGTACGTGAACGTCCTCATGGCCCGCGTCGGCGCGAGGAGCCGGTTCGAACTCGGTTTCCGGGCGGCGGAATGCGGGTGGCTTCCCGCCGACGCGGTCGGCTGAAGCGGCTGTCCGGTACCGGCCGCATTCTTCGTCCATTGTGGATTGATCATTACCGGAGTCGCCGATCGGGATGTCTTTCTCCGGTCGTCGAGTCCGCTTTCGGCCAAATTCTGGTGGCGTCCGCCGGAACCGACCTAGATTCCGTTCCGGATCGTCTCGAATTCACGTCCTGATTGGACAAGCCACGTGACCACTCCGACTCTCCGCCACGACATAGTGCTCACCGGTGCCGTCATGACCCATCCGCGGCGGACGGGACTCACCGGCCGCCTGCTGGCCGCCGCGCCCGCCGGGGCGCTGCGACCGGTCGCCGATCCGGAGCCCGCCGGACCGCCGACCGCTCTGCGTACCGCGATCCGGGCCTGGTCCGCGATCGCCGAAGGCACGACCCACCACCTGGTCCTCCAGGACGACGCCGTTCCCGCCGACGGCTTCTTCGACCACGCCCGGGCCGCCGTCGCGGCCGCGCCCGACGCCGCGATCGCCTTCTACACCAACTGGAACTCCCGCAACGGCGCCGCCGTGCGGCTCGCCGCGCTGGCCGGGTCGAGATGGGTCACCGCGACCCACGAGTACACCCCGACGGTCGCATTGGCGCTGCCCGCCCGGATCGCAGCCGGTTTCGCGAATTTCGCCGAAGCGCACGGCTCGACCTGGCCCGACGACGTCGTCATGTCCCGGTACCTGCGCTCGGCCGGGGTCCCGGTGCTCCTGGTCGCGCCGAATCTCGTCGAGCACGCGGACGAACCCAGTGTCCTCCGCAACGACTCGCACGGCTCGCGGCGGTCGGCGTGCTTCGCCGCCCCGCCCGGCGACGACTGGTCACTCGGCGCGGGTCCGCTCGATCCCGACGTCATCCCGTTCTTCAAGCACGGGATCGCCCAGTGCGTCGTCCGTGAGGACGGAAGACGGACGACCATCGACGCCGAGCGGTACTTCGGCCGGGCGGGATGGGATTTCGACGCCTGCCAGAAGCAACGGCTCGAAGTCACCGGGTCGGTGTTCGGCGCTCTCGACGATCTGGAACGGCATCTCGACGAAGAAGCCATCGAAGGGCTCTGGACCACGGCCTACCTCCTCGGCGCACTCGGGACCCGCGGCAGGCTCGACCGGGTCGGCTCCCTCGCGCTGGGCACGATCGGCGCGGGCGGGGTGTGCACCACCGTCGGCGCCGCCACGCTCCGGACGCTGCGGCCCGCCATGTCGGAATTGGCCCGTCTCGGCCACGAAGCCGGTGCCCGGGCACGACGTTCGCCCTCGCCCCGGCGGGAACGCGTCCTCGTCACCACCACCCACCGCCCGCTCGGCCGGGAGATCGCGCGTCATCTGGCCGATCGCGGATACGAGGTCCTTGACGAAAACGACGGGCCGGACGCCGACGCCGTGGTCCACGTCGCCGAACCCGGTTCCACGCTCCCGCCCGTGACGGCGCGGCACGTGGTCCAGGTCTGTCCTCCCGGCGCACCCGTCCCCGCCGCCGCGCCGGGCACCAGCGTCCTGCGGACCGGTTCGCCGTACGGGCCCGGTATCGAGGGCTATTCCGTCCTGGAGACGTTCACCCGGCAAGCCCTGCTGGCACAACCGATCCAGGCCGACGTCCCGGCACAGGCGACCCACCGGCCCGCCTACATCCGGGACATCGCGCTCGCCGTGCACCACCTCCTGCACCAGCCGGCGCCGCGGCGGACCGTCGCGACTCCGTCCCCGCTGACCAGCCGGGAACTGGCCGACGCGGTCGCCCGGACGGTCCGGCGGGTTCCGGTCAGCCGGCCGTCGTCGTCGCACGGCCCTTCCGCCCCTCGTCTCGTCGCCGACGAACCGGCGACGGAACTCGATCAAGGCATCCGCGCACTCGCCCAATGGCTCGCCTACGAAAAGGACGAAGCATGAAAGTCGATCGTCTCTCCCAGCCGGGTGACGGCCTGGTCAACGAGGATCTGGCGCTCTCAGGCCGGTATCACGCACTGGTCATCGACGGCGCGACGGCGGAACCGGGCGCGGAGACCGGCTGCGTGCACGACGTCCGCTGGCTGGTGGCGAGGCTCGGCACCGCGCTGGACCGGATCCTCGTCGAACGTCCGGCCGAAGACCTGCGCGCCGTCCTCCGCGCGGCCATCGAGTCGGTCCGCGACGCCCACTCCGGCACCTGCGATCTCGGCAATCCCTGCGGCCCGACCGCGACCGTGGCGATCCTGCGCGAACGGGACGGCTTCGCCGACTACCTGGTGCTCAGCGATTCGGCGGTGGTGCTCGAACGGCTCGACGGCACCGTCGAGGCCGTCATCGACGACCGGATCGACCGGCTGCTGCACCTGTCCTGGCAGGAGGTCCGGCCCCTGCGCAACGCGCCCGGCGGGTTCTGGGTCGCGGGCAGCGATCCGGCCGCCGCGGATCAGGCCCGCACCGGCACCGTGGAACTCTCGCGACTGCGGCGCGCCGCGCTCCTCACCGACGGCGCCTACCGGCTCGTCGAACGCTACGGATGGACCTGGCAGCAGCTGCTCGACGTCGCCGAGCTCGACGGCCCGGCCGCCGTCGTCCACGAGACCCGCCGTGCCGAACTCCGTACCGCGCCGGGCCACTTCGCCGGGAAACACCACGACGACGCGACAGTCGCCTTCTGCCGGTTCGAGACCACCGCCGCTCCCCTGACCCGCCCGACCCACGAGGTGACGAAATGACCCGGTTCCAGGTCCGTTTCACCGGCAAGACGGCTCGCTCCGGTCCGCTGGCGTTCGGCCACGCGAACATCGTCCGCGCCATCACCCTCGACGACGATCCGACGCGGCTCAACCTCGCGATGGTGTTCGACGTGCCCGGTGCGCCGGTGGACCAGGTCGCCACCTGGATCCGGGTGCTGCTCGAACGCCACGAGTCGCTGCGGACGACGTACTCGTTCGGCGACCGGACGCTCCAGCACGTGCTCGCGGAAGGAGAGGTGGAGGTCGAGGTCGTCGAGAGCGACGGCGACGTCCTCCAGACGGCCGAGAGCACCGCGCGCGCCCTGCGGTCCCGGGTCTTCGATCTGACCACGGAGCTGCCGTTGCACCTCGCCGTGGTGACCGAGAACGCCGTCCCCCGCCGGCTCGTCTGGGTGGTGAGCCACGCCGCGATGGACGTCGCCACCTGCGAACTCCTCCTCGGCGAATGGACCGAACTGGCCGCCGGGCACGAGCTGCCCGTGGACGACTCGCCACAGCCTCTCGACGTCGTCGAACTCGAGAAGACACCCGCGGTGCAGCGGCTGGGACAAGCGGCGACGCGGTACTGGGAAAGCAAGCTGCGCACGGTTCCGCAGGCGATGTTCCCCGTGCCCGCCACCGGAACCGGCTTCCTCCGGCCCGGGCTGCGAGTCCGTTCACGGGCCGCGATGGGCCATATCGCGGCGATCGCCGAGCGGACCAGTGCGAGCCCCTCCGCCATCGCCCTCGCCGCGCTCAACGCGCTGATCGCGCACTGGACCGCGCAGTCCTCCTGCGTGACGACGTCCTTGTCCGGTAACCGGGTGCTCAAGCCGTTGCGCCGCTTCTTCGGTTCGATGGCGCAGGACGCGCTGCTGCCGGTCACCATCCCGGAGACGTTCGACGAACTCGTCCACGCCGTCCGCGCCGCTTCCGTGCCCGCGTACCGGCACAGCTGGTTCGAAGCCGACGCCATCTGGGAAGTGATCACCCGCGTCACTCACGAACGAGGCTTCTCCTTCGCCAGGGATCTCGTGTTCAACGACATGAGCGCCCTGGGCGACGCGGCGGTCGGCGAGCCGCCTCGCGCCGCGTACGGCAGGCTGCCGTCGGTGTGGCTGCCGGGTGGACCGGACGTCGAAGACGACCCCGAAATCGGTGGCACACTGGAACTGCTGCCCCAGGAGGACATCCCGACCCGTTTCTTCGGCTGCCTGTACCGCCTCGACACGGAACTGGATCTGACGCTGTGGGTCGACCCCGGCTGTCTCGACACCTCCGAGGTGACCGAGTTCGGCCGCGGCCTCCTGGCGTTGTTGCGCGCGGCGGCCGAGGCGGATCTTCCGGTGAAGGAACTGCATTCGCTCACCACGCTCGCCCCCGTCGAACGCGGGGAAGGCTGGTACCTCTCGGACTCGTGCTGGGTCGAACTGGACGCCGTCCGGGAACTCGTCTCCGACGTCCTCGGTGACCGGCCGCATCTGGTGACCGCGGAGCCCGACGACGTCCTGGGTCACCGGCTGGTGTGCCACCTGATCGGCCCGGCGACGCCCGCGGACCTGCACGCCGAAGTACTGGCCGCGCTGCCGGGACGCCCGACCGCGCTGGCACCGCACCACTACGTGATCTGCGCCGAGCCTCCCGCCGATCCGCTGGATCCGGACGCCTGGACGGCCACGGCCATCGACTCCGCGAGCGGGCGGGAGCTGCCGGTATGAGTCACGACACGGAAACCCTGACCGGTGAAGGAAAACCGGCCGCCGGACGGCTCTGGTCCGGCAACTTCAAGCTCTACCTCACCGCGCGCAGCGGGTCGATGCTGGGCGACGCGATGCTGCCCGTCGCACTCTCGATCGCCGTGCTGGCGGCGGGTCACGGGATCGACGGCGTCGGCTACGCCCTCGGCGCGTGGATGGGCGCCCTCGCGTTGTTCATGCTGTTCGGCGGTGTGCTCGCGGACCGGTTCACGCCGCGCCGGATGATGATCATCGCCGACCTCGTCCGGCTGGTCGTCCAAGGCGGGATGGCGGTCGCCTTCGCCGTCGGAACGCCGTCGCTGCCGACGATCGTGGTCCTGCAGTTCCTCAGCGGTGCCGCCACCGCGTTGTTCCAGCCCGGTGTGGCGAGCATGGTCCCGCAAGTGGCTGAGGACGTCCAGGGCGCGAACGGCATCCTGCGGATTTCCGAGGCGATCTCGGGCGTGCTCGGCCCGGCGCTCGCCGGTGTGCTGGTCGCCGTCGCCGGAACCGGGACCGTGTTCGGGATCTATGCCGCGACGTACGGGATCAGCGCCCTCTGCCTGTTCGCCCTGCGGCTCACGCCGGTCAAGTCCACTGAGGACAGTGAACCGTCGTTCTGGCGTCAGCTGGTCGAAGGCTGGCGGGAGTTCGCCGCCCGCGGCTGGCTCTGGGGCGTGATCGCGATCCACCTGGTGTACGGCTGTTTCGTGGCGGGTGTGTCCCTGCCGGTCGGCGCGGACCTGGTCGTCTCGGACTACGGTTCGACCGCGCTGGGCATCGGGATGGCCGCCTTCGGCGCGGGCGGGGTCGCGGGCGGCGCGGTCGCCATGCGCGTCCGACCGGGCCGTCCGCTGCTGTCCGGGGCGATCGGCTGGGCGTTGTTCGCGCTGTACCCGATCACGCCCGCGGTGGGACTTCCGGTCGCCTTGCTCGTCGCCGGCTGGACGCTGGCCGGTTTCGGCCTCGCCTACTGGGGTGTCCTGTGGTCCACCACGGTCCAGACCCAGATTCCCACGGAACTCCTGAACCGGGTCTACGCCTACGACGTCTCGGGGTCGCTGCTCGCGTTGGTGCTGGGCAGGTCGCTCGCCGGACCGATGGCGAGCCTCTTCGGCGCACGGCCACTGATGATCCTCGCGACCGTGCTCGGGCTCGTCTGTACCGTGCTGCTGCTCGCGGTCCGCTCGATCAGGGACCTGCGAAGTGCTCAGTGACCGGATCGAGGCCGACGAGTTCGCCGTCGAGGTCTACGAACGGATCCTCGACGGCGACGGGCCCGCGGAGATGGCGGACCGGCTCGGTGTCCCGGCGGCCGAGGTGGACCGCGCGTTCGGACTCCTGCGGCGGCTGCGGCTGATCAGGGAGACCCGGAACGGCGAGGTCGTCGCGGTCAATCCCGACAGCGCACGGACCGAACTGCTGCTGCCGCTGGAACGGGCGATCCACGAGCAACGCAGCCTGCTGCTGGCCCGGCGGCGGCAACTGCGTTCGTTCGCCGACGCCTTCGGCCGCGCGGAACAGGCGAACCCGCGTCACTCGCCGATCCAGGTCTCGCGCGATCCGCGCGAAACCGAGTTGCGGCTCGTCGAAACGGCGAACGGCTGCAAGTCCGAAGTGCTGATGATGCAGTCGTGCGTGGCGCACGAGCCGCCCGAAGCGCGGCATCTGCGGCCGCTCGTACTGGACGCGCTGCGGCGCGGGCTCCGCGTCCGGGTGCTGTACCCGCACGCGGCCCGCGCGGACGCGGCGACCCGGTCGTTCCTGTGCAACGTCGCCTCCCTCGGCGGCCGGGTGCGGACCTCGGACGAGATCTTCGACCGATTCGCCGTCTTCGACCGCGAGGTCGCGTTCCTCCGGGCCGGCCTCGAAGGCGACCAGGCCGTCGCGATGGTGCACGGGCCGGTGATCGCGCAGTTCCTCGCCGGAACACACGACCGCGGCTGGGAATCCGGCACCGACTTCGATCCCGCCCGGTCCGGTTACGACGGCACCCTCGACGTCGTCAAGTCCCGGGTGCTGGACCTGCTCGCCGCCGGTCTCAAGGACGAGGTGATCGCGCGGCGGGTCGGGCTGTCCGAACGGACGTTGCGCAGGCACATCGCGGCGATGATGCAGGAACTCGCCGCGGAGAGCCGGTTCCAGGCGGGCGTCGCCGCCGCGCGGGCGGGTCTGGTCGCCACCACCACTCGTACGCATTCCCACTAGGAAGGATCTTCCATGCGACCGAAGAATCTGGCCTTGCGGCTGGGGCTGTGCCTCGCCGCGGTCCTGGCACTGCTCCCCGCCTCCCCCGCTTCCGGGACACCGGAGACCGAGGCCGCCCCGCCACCGGACCGGCCGATCCTGGAGGCGTTCTGGGGCGGCACGCCGCCCGCCGACCAGGTCCCCTGGGAAATGCTGAACACCATCAGCTACTGGTTCGCCTCACCGGCGGGCGGCCGGTGCAGCACTCCGGACACCAAGCAGCGCAAGGACATCGAAAGTCTCGCGGCGGTGAAACGTGATCATCCCGACCTGACCGTGCTGATCTCCATCGGCGGCTGGGCCGCACCGGGTTTCGGCGCCGGCGCCGCGACGGCGGAATCCCGGCGCGCCTTCGTGAAGTCCTGTGTGGACCAATGGCTGAGCGCGTTCCCGGCCGGACTGGTCGACGGATTCGACGTCGACTGGGAGTTCCCGGTCTCCGGCGGGCTGCCCAGTATCGGCAACTCGCCCGCCGACCGCGCGAACTTCACCTTGCTGCTCAAGGAATTCCGGGCACAACTGCAGCGCTATGCCCGTGACCACGGCAGGCCTGCCCGCGCCATGAAGCTGTCCGCGGACATCCCCGCGGGCCGCGTCCAGGACGACGGCACCGGAACCGGGGGCGCGCCCTACGACGCGTCCAACAGTTTCGACCTGCGTGAAGTCGGCAGGCTCGTCGACATCTTCAACCTGATGACCTACGACTTCTGCACGGGCTACTCGAAGTTCTCCTGCTTCAACGATCCGCTGGTCAAGCGGCCCGGTGATCCGAACGACGAGTACAACAACAACGTCGGCGCGCTGAAGTACATGACCGACCACGG carries:
- a CDS encoding condensation domain-containing protein; protein product: MTRFQVRFTGKTARSGPLAFGHANIVRAITLDDDPTRLNLAMVFDVPGAPVDQVATWIRVLLERHESLRTTYSFGDRTLQHVLAEGEVEVEVVESDGDVLQTAESTARALRSRVFDLTTELPLHLAVVTENAVPRRLVWVVSHAAMDVATCELLLGEWTELAAGHELPVDDSPQPLDVVELEKTPAVQRLGQAATRYWESKLRTVPQAMFPVPATGTGFLRPGLRVRSRAAMGHIAAIAERTSASPSAIALAALNALIAHWTAQSSCVTTSLSGNRVLKPLRRFFGSMAQDALLPVTIPETFDELVHAVRAASVPAYRHSWFEADAIWEVITRVTHERGFSFARDLVFNDMSALGDAAVGEPPRAAYGRLPSVWLPGGPDVEDDPEIGGTLELLPQEDIPTRFFGCLYRLDTELDLTLWVDPGCLDTSEVTEFGRGLLALLRAAAEADLPVKELHSLTTLAPVERGEGWYLSDSCWVELDAVRELVSDVLGDRPHLVTAEPDDVLGHRLVCHLIGPATPADLHAEVLAALPGRPTALAPHHYVICAEPPADPLDPDAWTATAIDSASGRELPV
- a CDS encoding protein phosphatase 2C domain-containing protein, coding for MKVDRLSQPGDGLVNEDLALSGRYHALVIDGATAEPGAETGCVHDVRWLVARLGTALDRILVERPAEDLRAVLRAAIESVRDAHSGTCDLGNPCGPTATVAILRERDGFADYLVLSDSAVVLERLDGTVEAVIDDRIDRLLHLSWQEVRPLRNAPGGFWVAGSDPAAADQARTGTVELSRLRRAALLTDGAYRLVERYGWTWQQLLDVAELDGPAAVVHETRRAELRTAPGHFAGKHHDDATVAFCRFETTAAPLTRPTHEVTK
- a CDS encoding MFS transporter translates to MSHDTETLTGEGKPAAGRLWSGNFKLYLTARSGSMLGDAMLPVALSIAVLAAGHGIDGVGYALGAWMGALALFMLFGGVLADRFTPRRMMIIADLVRLVVQGGMAVAFAVGTPSLPTIVVLQFLSGAATALFQPGVASMVPQVAEDVQGANGILRISEAISGVLGPALAGVLVAVAGTGTVFGIYAATYGISALCLFALRLTPVKSTEDSEPSFWRQLVEGWREFAARGWLWGVIAIHLVYGCFVAGVSLPVGADLVVSDYGSTALGIGMAAFGAGGVAGGAVAMRVRPGRPLLSGAIGWALFALYPITPAVGLPVALLVAGWTLAGFGLAYWGVLWSTTVQTQIPTELLNRVYAYDVSGSLLALVLGRSLAGPMASLFGARPLMILATVLGLVCTVLLLAVRSIRDLRSAQ
- a CDS encoding helix-turn-helix transcriptional regulator, translated to MTTATGGSPWFGGTVTAAARRGAFPPHVRVRLLCTTPAEHARGEIIEAVRHGLRVKVTDRAIEESLLIDRRLALVPSGGDDAKSLLMVTTPTLISALADAFDPRWEEATPWEMTSARPDEFEQAILRCLVDGLTDEAVANRLGVSARTVRRYVNVLMARVGARSRFELGFRAAECGWLPADAVG
- a CDS encoding NAD-dependent epimerase/dehydratase family protein, whose product is MTTPTLRHDIVLTGAVMTHPRRTGLTGRLLAAAPAGALRPVADPEPAGPPTALRTAIRAWSAIAEGTTHHLVLQDDAVPADGFFDHARAAVAAAPDAAIAFYTNWNSRNGAAVRLAALAGSRWVTATHEYTPTVALALPARIAAGFANFAEAHGSTWPDDVVMSRYLRSAGVPVLLVAPNLVEHADEPSVLRNDSHGSRRSACFAAPPGDDWSLGAGPLDPDVIPFFKHGIAQCVVREDGRRTTIDAERYFGRAGWDFDACQKQRLEVTGSVFGALDDLERHLDEEAIEGLWTTAYLLGALGTRGRLDRVGSLALGTIGAGGVCTTVGAATLRTLRPAMSELARLGHEAGARARRSPSPRRERVLVTTTHRPLGREIARHLADRGYEVLDENDGPDADAVVHVAEPGSTLPPVTARHVVQVCPPGAPVPAAAPGTSVLRTGSPYGPGIEGYSVLETFTRQALLAQPIQADVPAQATHRPAYIRDIALAVHHLLHQPAPRRTVATPSPLTSRELADAVARTVRRVPVSRPSSSHGPSAPRLVADEPATELDQGIRALAQWLAYEKDEA
- a CDS encoding holo-ACP synthase — protein: MTTLVGVDALRVAELDLLARRGWFLKFLFSQEEIDDLATAGSVCLACRFAAKEAVLKMLRTCLSGSVPPAQIVLRRSGAGATSVELRGAASERARALGIERVDVSISCERGLVIAVALGTA
- a CDS encoding AfsR/SARP family transcriptional regulator — its product is MEFTILGPLGVRDGNTELELGAPKVRRLLALLLHRAGEVVPVSALVDGLWAGRPPRTAAKNLQLYVLQLRRALADPDRVVHRRPGYLLVVNPGELDVRRFEDLADQARTAHERRNAVVAGSLARQALAVWQGPPFGGLADSSAALQVEADRLQERRLVLLGQRIDADLALGRHADVVAELTELVWEHPLREHFQAQLMLALYRSGRQAEALKVYRRARALLTGELGLEPGAELTGLAQAILRTDPALDLPAAEQPVSAGPRQLPAAVPTFTGRTTQLRRIDALVAGGAPVVVVSGTAGVGKTALALQWAHGALDRFPDGQLYLNLHGHARSATVTAAEALVRLVRSLGVPPDRIPVDPDELAALYRSELAGKRMLVVLDNAGTADQVRPLLPGRPGSLVVVTGRQELPGLVVLHDAGAVRLDLLTEEDGLKLLARIVGAQRVKEERRAAAKLVRLCAGLPLALRIAAADIGIGRDRPIGAVVDGLLRADRLDRLGIDGDPSAAVRAAFALSYRRLGPAAQGLFRLLGVVQVPDFTARSIAVLAGQDPESTSQALAELERAHLVARGADGRYQCHDLLRLYATERARAEDDAADRDAARLRLFGWYLATVTVAVTRITPQILRLREGAEFGETDVVFDDDAEALEWLEAERADLMAIVHDAAAHGPHRIVWLLADALRGFFWLRRHSVDWVAVAKAGLAAAVVDAEPRGRIAARQSLAQVYRGLGDYSAAVAHYTRALELATVERWPEAEAAARGNLAGVHWELGALDEAVAELDRAIELNSRMGWEAGLSANLHNIGTLLRELGKPQEAIQRLAQALSLIERAGNRDGAAHVYTTLGEVYLDLGRLTDARESLSKSVSLHRENGARYGETTALCSLAALCAETGEFAEAAEHAEAMLELARETGDRRAEANALAALAELGGRTELSVAPEILAGQAVELAHKIHYTRAEIVSLLALAEVCRRGGRLDDAVTHAGAAADLAARRDFRLLVARAQTVLATTRRDLGDRKQAAECAERALTLHRRTGNRIGEGHALAVLGEVTAKRDPGAGQGLLRKAHDILADCGSVERFRVANLLAT